The DNA region TCGCGACGCCCCCTCAATATACTCGTACTTCACCCACCTCGTCGGTCTTCTTTGAAAAGACAACTTCCCATCAAAATCCCCGAAGATCTTCTGCATCTCCGTGGAGAGTGTATTCAACCGCGTCCCTTCAGTTCCTACATGTGGTAGTCGTACAAACCTGCCAATGATCTTGAGTAGCACCTCGGCCCGTAATTCCTGATGGGTGGGGGATAGCCAAGTTAGATCGTTGTCATGAAGACTGGCTTTCAAAGTGGTTGCTTCCCCTAGGAGCCGCCACCTGAACCCGCTACCACAAGATGACGCCAACTGGCGACCAAGATGTGACCCAGCATAAGTAAATCAGGTCACAGAACGCCGTGTTTTCGCGAGGGGCGGTGCAAACGTTACAAAGTGAATAGCCCCCTTGCCGAGAGCCTGCATTTTCTTGAACTTCAGCCAGAGGCCCGCAATCACCGGGCTCAGTAGACGAATTCGAGTTTTGGGGAATTCATCACCTCATGGCTGCCTAGCATCCGCGTTCGTATTCTTTGGGGAAACGTAGTCGAGAATCGTTTTCATGTCCGACAGCACGTCTTCCGGCGTGCAGTGCGCAACAAGCTCCTTAAGCTGTGGACCATGACATTTCCGCAACTTGCGCCCCGATCCGCATGGACACATCCATGTTCTATGAAAGACCCTGTCATGCAGCGCCAGCAATAGGTGCAACGTTGGTTTGTGGCCGGACACGTGAAAGAGCTCGTTGTAATACTCAAGGATGCCTTTGCCGCTGTGTGAAAGTTCACCCCACGGCATTTTGCCGAACCACGACCTATACACGAGGGCATACAGGAAATGGACAACCTGATCCTTCACGAAGTGGAGAAGATCAGGGTTCTGCGCAAACTTCCTCCTTACCTCAATCTGTGCGCCCAAACAGAAATTGCCAGTTGTGGGGTAAACGTGAAAGTCTGCTTCTCTCGGAATCTGTTCACCTGTCTCGCATATCTTGGGCGGGCTCGCGGGGTAGTCATCCGGCAGCGTTATGAGGACGCTGAATGTGCCCGCCATTTCCACGCCGTTGTATTCTGCACGAAAAGTAAGATCCCCGCGTACAATCCATCGGCCCGGCTGGTCTTCGTGAAGGCTCAACCCTTGGTAGTGTTCAACAAGCTCATTGAATTGAGCGTGAATGATGTCGAGACAGACGTCGTTTTCGGTCATGCAGCATGTGGCTTGCTGGGTTCTGTGATGACGATGCGAGGTGTGGAGCTTGGGCGGGCCTGAAGCTCGTCAGCAGAAAACGCTTTCGCAGCCGCCACCTTAACAGATCCTTCTCCCAACGATGCTGCGAAGCTCTTGACCATGGATCCGGTGCTCTCCTGTAGAACCGCGCTGGAGAACTCGCCACGCGCTCGGTCGAGCCACGAGAGGAAAGCCTCGCGTAGCTTAGGTTTGGACTGCCAGCGATCTACGAAGTTCTCTTTGCTGTTCACGGGGTTGGGCACCCAGTAGACGCCGCCCTGGGTTTCAATGTGGAGCGCCATGTCCCGGACAATCGTTTGCAGCGCTTCGACAATGGACACCTGGTTGCCGTAGGAGCGGGCCGCGAGTGTTGTAATAAGAATCGAGCTGGGCCTCTCGTCCGGCAAGTTCTGGAATACTACGTCTCGGTGCCGCTTCAAGAGTTGCACGGCTCGTTGCAGTGGGGTTCTCACGCGGTATTCGGGAATATCCTCGACGTGTTCCCGTAGCGACTTTGCCAACTTTTCCCGCGCGGCAAAGAGCTGGACCTTCATACGCTCTTTGAACCACTCCGCGAAGGCGGTGGGGTTGCTATAGTACCAGTCATTTAGGGATCGGTCTGGAATCGAGATCGGCCCGAATGACTTCGACGGAGCTGGTGTTGGTGCGACGGTTAGGTCGGGCACGGCGGGCAGAATATCCATGTGGAAGCGGGCACCGTCTGCGTAGTTCAGCCGCCAGCAGCGGTTCAGGGGCTCGAGCATGGCGTCGTACTTCTTGTTCTCCCGCAGACGCTTGCCCACAAGCTCCTTGAGCTGCAGCGGCGTCACCGCGCGCTGGTTGAGCGCCTGAAGCTCGCAAACCAAATCAACGTCGTACTCGTCTACGTCCCCAATCGGTCTGACTACCGTGCCAAGCCGGAACGATCCCTGCGGGAAAATAATGGGGTTGTACTTGGCAATCTCTGAGTCTTCTTGATTGAGCCACGCGCCCACGGCCTTGTAGTGGCTCTTTGCGGCCTCGTGCTGGGAGTCCGTAATGTCCAACTGCTCACCCAGGACTTCGAGAAGTTGGTTGCTGGCAGCAAGAACTTGCGTAGACATATTTATCCTTTAGCGGTTAGTGTGCAGAGAAGTCAATTGCTTTGACGAATCCACCCCGCTTCCGGTTTTGGTCGTAGACGCGGAGCGGGAGATCAGCTTTGGGCATCCACACGCGGCCAATTTCAATTGCAACTGAGACTGGAGCAGCAGGGAAAACGTGAATCACAGATTTCTCGCGATGGGTCATCTTGATCAGGTCGAACAGGCGACGGCCAATTTCGCGAAATTGCCGGAGCTGGTGAGTGCTCTTTAAGAAATCATTGTTCGGCGTGGGTGCCGATATGCGCCAAATGGCGGTATCGTTGCCGAGAACTTCTAAGATACGGGCGTCCTCGATGGTTGCACTTAGTGAAAGGACGAGCGCCGCATTCGATGCCGGTTTCGGTGGCTCATGAATGATGTATTCGAACCCCTCGGGGTGATCCTGCCAAGCCCAATTAGCAGGCTCTCTGTGCAATTGGTACACGTCTGCCATCGGGATATCGGAGAGGAGCCGCCCCAATTCAATAAGCAGCGGTTGGGGTGCAAAGGCGAAAACTGAAAGGTGATGAATTTCGCCGGTTGTTAGTCGCTGCCGAACGCGGGTCTCGAATTGCCTGCGTAGATTCTCTGATTCAATTCCCCAATAGCCGTTTTCGTCATCCTCATAGGCACTATTGGACAGGCTCAGCTCAATCGCCGGTTTCTCGGCGGGGTATCGCCTCGGAATCATGGCTTCGCAGGCAAGTTCCCACGAGACGCGCGTGGCTTTTTCTCCGATGTTGGCACCGTAAAACAAGATGTGACTCTTGTAGTCGCTATCGAGAGCAGTAAGTAACTCGATGCGGGTCTCATGGCTCTTCTTCATGGCTGTAAGTCGACCAACGGTGTGCCCCAGTACGTCTTCCCGATCTATCAGACGGTGATGTGCGTCGCACATCAGTAGCAGGTTAGATATGTCGGTTGCCAGCTTCGGTGAAAGGTCTGGGTCGCCACGAGGTCCGTTTGGTTCCGCCGCGACAACGTGCGCAACGTACGCGGTGTTCATGTCAGTGAGAGTCAAATCATCGCGCCACAAAATCCTATTACATCCTTCGTATTCACACCGTCCACCGGCGAGAACCCAAAGGCGAGTGATAGTTTTGTCGGGGATCGAGGGGCGACTCATTTTATGGTGTTGTTTCTGATCGGTTAGCCGTACGGTATTTATACCTGAAAGAGGAGCTGGATTCCTTAGTGAACAATATGCGCATGGGGGGGGGCTGACAGCGTGTTCAATCTCTAGTCACGTTGTTCACTTCACGTGCTACGTCTCCAAGATTTACTCAGGCCACACAAGGCTCAATGTCATATTAAGTCGCGGTATGCAGAATGGTAATTCAGATACAAATTCGGAATCTCTTGGAAACGCCGAGAACCACGCTCTTGTTAAGACCTGTTGTGGCGCATTTTCGTCGGTGCGACCGGTTTCAAAGAACTCGCCGGCGCAACTTGCGCCATCAAGCGGCTGATTTATTGGTCTGGTTTGATAGTGCGAAAGATCTTGGCTCTTTACGACCCATTTGAGCTTCCCATCTAACGCCACGAAGAGTGCACACGGGAAACATTCCATCTCAATGTAGCGGAAGCAACTCGCCGTTAACGAGGTCTGAAAATGATCACAAATGTTCTGAAATAGAGCTCGCGATGGTTTGCGTCCCGCACCTATCTGACGATAGCTTGTTTCAGGCATCAACAGCTCTGCGGCGAAAGCGTTTGCTTCCGGTTCAAGGTAGCTGCTTCGGTACCATGGCAGAAACATATCATCTGTACATGCAAAAGCGATCTTGTCTTTGTGAAGCCTGAAGTGGCCCAATTCGTGAGCAATAGCAAATCGGCGGCGTCCGTTTTCAGAGATCCCCGACCTAACCGAAACAATTCCTCTGTTACCCTGACGAATTAGCACTGCAGTTGATCCCTCCAGCCTGTCCTCCTCGACAAACACACCTAACTCCATAGCCAGAGCCTCAATCCGGATATCTACTATTCGATCCAAGCAGAACTCTGCATAGATTTCTCTGGCAGCGGCAATAGCTCGCGCATTGCTGGTTGACGCCATAAGATTCCTTACTGCATCTTGAGAAATTCGTCCAACTGATCCAGAAGACCGGTATCCTTGATAATCACACGGAGATCGTTATCCTCGATGCTTTGGAGATCACGAAATGCCGCTTCCAATGTCAGCTGGTTTCCCCTACCTTGCAGAATATCCTTAACAGCCGAGCGAAGTTTATTGCCTTCCAAGGTCTCAAACTTAGGCTTGTTCTGCGCAGCAATCCCAATAAACATCTCCCATGCGTTTTGGGCAAAGAACAGGCGCTGCTTGGCTACAATCCGCTTAATCTTGAGCATACCTCTTTCAATTGCCGCCTGTGGATCATATCCGAGGTCACGCAACAATTCATCCTGTGCTTGCGGATCCTGCTCATATGCTTCTCGGAAGGCCGTCTCGATATGCTGCAGCAAAACAGCATTTGAAATGCGTGGTTGATTCACGAGCGCTTCTTCCCTGCGTTGAGTTTCGCGGCACGTCTGCGCATGCGTCTGAGAGTAGTGTACACCATTTTTCGATCAATGCCGGTTTCCTCAGCAATCTGCAACGGACTTGTGATGCCTTCTTCTAAGGCCATCAGCACTAGCTCGGCCTGCTCGTCTCCTTCGGCGGCCTGTCGAACACACTCTATCCGTTCATCAACAGAAAGCATTTCATCTGCCAAGCGCGTGCAATCGGGCACGAGTTCCACAGGATTAACAGAAAGGCCTTCGCCAGTCATAATGGACGGCGCTCGACGAGCGTTACCGGCTCGTTTCTGGTCATTGCCGATGACGCTACGGAGTACCCACGCCAAGTGTGATCGAATGTCTGGCCTTGCTTCTGGGTTCCAAGACTGTTCGCCAAGGAATACTTTCTCCAATGCAGCATGGACGTACTCCTCTCGCTCCGACGCTGATAGATGAGGATAGTACTCACCTGCATGGATGAGGATATCACGCAAAACGTCTTTAGAAACACTTGAGATAACGAGGTTTACGTATTTTCGATTGGGCGTCCCATCGGACATTGAGGTTCCTTTGGAGGTTCATATGCTACTTCTACATATTCTTCTACTCGCCCGATTCGCCATGATCCTGTCTGTCAAGTTCCGGATGTCTGAGAATATGAACTCGGAAGGTTACAAAATTAAGCTATGTGAACCATATACTGTATTTGCGTTATGATATGGTTGCATTTGTATGCAGTAATAATATGTATGATACTCGTTGCTGGCGACTGAACACGGAAGTGACTGGCGAAAAAGGCAGTCCTGCACAACCTACCTCGAAGACCGGATGCTGGTATTTGCTGAAGGATCTACAAAGAACTAGGTAATGGTAATGTGAATAGGCACGTTACTCATAAAAAACCCGAAGGGCGGACCATATTGATCTGCCCTATCGTTTTTCTGCGAAGCCGTCACTATTACAAAACCGCTACCTTCCCGTATCACCTTTTTGTTTCCTCGAATCACTATTAGTGTATGTTGGTGTCCTAAGGCTAGAATGTCCATTACGGCCTCGTGAATAACAATGGAATAACCCTTTCAGTTGCTATTCTCTCAACGAAGCGACAAGTTCACTAACTTTGCGTGACGTAATCACTCCCATTCGACCTTGTTTGCTGAATTGTTCGCAGGCCGCCCCTCTAACACATATCACGTCGACATTGCACTGGGACAAGAGCGCTAACTGTTCCTTAGAAACACTGCCCGCTACCCATGCCTGTTTGCCAAGCAAGTGCAACCTCTTCGTCCAGCGCCTGATTTCTGTTGCGGTCGTGAAGTCGAGGAGGCCCTTTCCTCTCTTCTTGTGAAAAGTATCAATGAGCATCCCATCTGCATTGATGTCCTTCACCAAAGCCAAACCATCCTCGAATGGGTCGAAGTACTTACTCAGATCAGGATCGACGAACACCGAAGGAATAACTCTGGTCCGGGGATACCACCTCTTCACAGTCCGAACAATGCTGATGCCCAGATATCTTGCTTCCTGAAGATCAAATTTTGCAAGTCCGCATTTTACGAATGTTGCTCCCGCTGTCGCTACACCAAGTGCTGCCTGACAAGCTGTGCTTCGTACTGTCTGCTCTTCCCCAATATTAGTCGAAACCGGTCTCCTTGAGAAACCGCTCTTGTCCAATTTCGAACGAATAGCTGCAATGTTCAGTGGATAGACCGTCCCAAGTGCCGAGCCCGGATATTCTGCGTCAAGGATATGGGCTCCTCCATTTGCAGCCTCAACTGCTTCTTTGTATCCGCGAACGCTTACCAACAATTTTGTCATTATAGTATCTCCGGTGGCTTCCTGAAATTCTCACCAATTATTTGGTGCGTGACTCATCTTCTTTGGTTTTCAGAGCTAATAGCAGCCGTGAGATATGCCATGTGCGACCGCATCATTTCTGGGTCATTGAGATCCTTGCGTTGAATGACGATCACCCTGTAGCCATCAAGCTCCAAGGCCTGTCGAATGATTGCGTCACGAGCCTGTTGTTGTGGGTCGCCATGCAGTGAGCGACTCATCCCATCCAAATATATTGCAACTTTGATTGACGTGTCTGTTGAATCTACGTGAAGCCAATCAGGTTCGGTTGTTATCCCGAGGGATGTGCGCACAGATTCTCTCAGTCTTCCAGCCGGGAAGTGATTATCAAGGAGCATGCGGTTTAGCTGTGCTTCCGGCGAATTGCTCGGCGATCCGGCGGTTGCAGATTCCTCTTCGTAGATAGGTTCTATTTCGCGGTGCAGTTCCGGCACGTGATCCAACTCGGCAAGAATGGCACGAGCTCGGCTGCGATCCAAATGGTCATGGTAGAATTGGTTACGATAAGTTTTCAGACAGGAATAACAGGCTTTCTCGCACGCCGCTTTACATTTGACAACATCATTTGCGGCCTCAATAAGTTCCTGCCAACGATCCAACATCTGGTCGAGAAGTCCGGACCCGCCCGGCATGGGATCAAAGATCATGTAGTCCAGCGTACCGTCAGATCCAGGGATTGGTAATAGCTCAAGATCATCCTGCCCCATATCCAGAATTCGCGTGGCTGCCATACGCAGGGTCTCGCCAATATTCACACCTTCGCCAAGATCGCTCACCTTGTGAAACAACAGCATGTCAACGTCCGCTTTCGCCGACAGACCCAGTTGCACGGGATCCTTACCGCATCTTTCACGATGATGTTTGTCAAAGTGCTCGCGCTCTTCGGGTACGACGTAAGGACTCTTCGCAGCTCCGCAAACCGAACAAATGTGAAAACCAAGCTCGTGCTTTTCGCCGCTCGCTTTGGCCATCGCTGCTTCACCAAGATTCACAAGCTGAATACCGTGACCCCGCAGAAGATGCGTTTCGTACTTGCCAATCTTGAATGCCTTTCCCCCGCGATGATGCTTCTGAAGCCGACCAGCGATAAGAACCGGCATCGCAAAACGCAGCACTTCATCCTCTATGATGCGACCTTCGTGAGCAAGATCGAGATCCACAATCGGCATAGCATGTAGCATCTGCAAGCCAGATTGTCCATAAGCCGAGCCGCTGCCTTCGCGTGCTACATGTCCCTTTTCTGGATCAACAGATAGCGCTTCAATCCGACCTTCCGTTTCGGCAGCCAAGTGATAACGCGTTACGTAAAATGTCCCGCGATTTGCGTAAAGTCGGTTACCTGGTACAAATTCCCTTAGTGCTACAGTCCGAGATCGTGACAATTCAAATGATACTGGACCTGACCTTCGTGCAAACCCCGACAATGCCGACGCAGTGATGCCACCCTCGTACATTCCGTATCCCGGTAAGAATCCTTCGGAACTTAAGACGGTCAGGGTGTACGTGGATCGCTCTCGTTTTAGGATGCCATCTATGAAATCGTCGCACCGCCGTAGCATCTGCCGTTCTTCTTGGTCGATCAAGCCCTGGTCTTTCTTGCGATGCAATTCCTCTCGTGTACGGCGTGCCCATATCAGTCGCTGATGAAGCCGCGAAAGCACTGCGGTTAACTCGTCAGACAAGCCAATTATGGCTGCTTCTATTCGCTCTCGGTCTACCAGAACCAGAGCCTCGGCTGGCCAGTGCTTCGCAAAGAGGGCAAGTGCATTCCTTGCCAACGTTGTCCTCTGCTGATCAAGCACGATACCCAGGGGTTCGGTAGCAGGTGGCTCATTTCTGAAGTGATCATCCGAATCCAACAGATAGTCTCGAATAAACAATGGAAATAGAAGAGTTACGACCGACTGAATCTGACGACCCAAATCAGTGCTTTCTTTGGAAAGAAGGAGCAGCTCGGACAGTATATTCGCTCTTATGTGCTTCTCAAGCATTAGCGGATTGCGCAGATTGAACGCTGGTGCCGTAATAGAGCCACTGAGCAATCTTAGCGGATCTTCAAAGAAGAATCGGTCATGATTAGCTCGGCGACAATAAGTCGTGATTACAGCCATTCGCTCCTGGCGGCCCGCACGGCCAGCTCGTTGCCAGTAATTACTTGATTGCGGCGGGACATTGCGCATTAAGACCATATCCAATGCACCAATATCAACACCTAGTTCGAGTGTTGGCGTGGCGACTAGGCAATTAGTCCGCCCTTTGGTAGACTTGAAATCCTGTTCGACCTTAGCTCTGACCGTTCCGGGAACTTGGGCAGTATGCTCTTCAGCGCTGACCATCGTAAACGCACGATCCATTATAGAGACGTTATAGTCTTCATAATTAGGTTCCTCATGAACCAGTTCCCCGTCGCAATATCGCTGCATGCAGATGTTCAGTGGCGAAGGACGGGATGTGATACGCTGACACTTCTTGCATCGGTAACGCGCATCTTGTGCTACCACCCGGACTTTGTCAGCATTCACTTGCCAGACTTCATCACCCAACTCGCGCCCACGGGAGTCAAGTAGGTTGACACTCTCGAGTAGTTCAACCTTCTCAGTCAGTAGATCCCATAGGAGTTCAGCACTTTCCTTAATATTGATTCCGCTCTGGCCGGCCGTCCATTTCCGCAAGAGGAATTGCAGGGAACCCGTTCCTTTTTGATTGACCAAATTGCGCCAGCGCTTGGATCGCATTCGATTACGTTCCCGTGGTTCCAGAACCAGCCCCTCCGGTTTGAAATCGCGTAGCGGGAGAAGTCCACTTTGAAGATACGGATTGTCTTTGGGATGATAGCGCGAGAAAATCGGATCTCGCCGAACATACAGCATGCGTCCTCGTCGCCAGTTATCCAACAACGAAGAGATGCCTCGCGCGGCGTCTATCGGTGCAATTCCCACGGCTGAGGCCCATGCGATAAGGTCAGGCTGATCCTCGGAAAGATCAACGTAGTCAATGCGTGCTAATCCGAGTGCTTCCATAACTTCGCGCTTGCGAAGACCGGACGTGAACTCGCGCAACACCATGTATTCGAGCGCTTTGCCAACCCGAATCCACAGGTTGCGCTGCTCGAAGATGATATCTGCATTATCCTCCACTAACTCCGGCAGTAGCACATCTACAAGCTTCCTGTCGCGTTGAAAGCGACCCTGCAGTTGGTCTGTGAGCTCGTCCAAGGATAACGGGCGTTTCGCGTCACGTACGATTTCAGACATCATGTGGCGCATGCGAATTCGCCGTCCATGATCCTGAATCCACCCGGCCTGAAACGCAGCATCTTGCCTGCTGTCAGCAAACACGACGAGTTTCCGGTGCCCTTCTGGCGCTGCATTGATCATTTCCTGTGCCAGGATATGCACATCTGACACGGTTACAGCTCGCACTGCTCGAACCGGTTCAAGATCTCTGCCGCCGATCTTACGAGTAAGCGCGCCGCAGGTGGGACAGCTTGATACCGTTGCGCCCAGAAGATAAATCGGAAGCAGGACAGCTGCATGGCCGCAGCCATCAGCCAAACATTTGTCTCCGGGATTAAGATGCAGCGCACCACACACCCGACACAGGTATGCCTTGGTCAGCTTTCTCTCCGCGGCACTTTCTTCATCGTCATCTTCCTCATCCAACAGACGATTTGTCATGACCACTCTGGTGCCGGAAGCCATAGTCGTCGGTCCCCACCACGCGTTTCCAGAACCAGTGAGATTGCCTTGAACATTTCCGTTCTGTAGTTCGGTTCGACGGCCGCTCTTCTGCCTGATCTCCAAGTTCTCATATTTGCGTTCGAAGTAATGCTGTCCACATTCGCGACACACTAGAACTGGGAATAGCGCCGCATCTCGAACGAGTGGCTTCGCCTCCTTGCCGTGCTTAATGGACGGATAGAGCTCTATCTTGGTGGCGTCAGCATCGCCGTCAAGCCCAACCACCATTTCTTCCAAGCCCCGGATAAAGAAATGCACCTTGGGGCGCAACAGGGACTCATCATCCTTGCGTGCTGCTGCGCCAAGCACCAGATAGGCGAGCAATTCAGCATTGGCCTGCTCGCCCTGCGGCAAGCGGGCAGGCTTCAACTGGTTGGAAATCCGCCAAGCGCCTTCTACAAGTTCCTGCGGTGCTTTCAGTGTCCGCGCGGCACAATAAACATAGTCATTGGCAATCAAGTGGTCAAAAAGCGAGCTTCGCCAGTCGTCTCGTGGGCTAAATGGCCTGCCTGTGAGTGATTCCACTTCGGTCTTGATGGCGGCTACATCCTCGTTCTCTCCCAATGCAGCCAACAGCCGCTGGAGTCTCTCCATTCCATCGCCTTGGGGCGGTTCTGGCCGGTATCTATCCTTCGGCCATTCCCGTTCCACATAGGCTTCTCCCACCAGGCTCACTTTGGCCTCATCTACGCCAAAGAAACGCGAGGCGAATCGCAATGCCGCACCACTGTCATCAGTCTTCTGCGGATCGGTCAGCGTGGCCGATGTGCCGATGCAAATGACTTCGTCCGCCGTCTTCTTGGCCAGCCCACGAATTCTGCGGATCAGGCAAGCAACCTCAGCTCCTTTTGCTCCTTCGTAGGTATGCGCCTCGTCAAAGACCAGATAGCGAAGCGGGGCATCCGCAAACAGGAGAACATCAGGCAGGCGTGTGGTCAAGATTTCCAACTGCCGGTAGTTGGTAATCAGAATCCTCGGCTTGCGCTGTCGAATTTCCTCTTCAGACAAGCATTCTTCTTGCGGAGCCAGTGCGCGGGCAGCGCGGTCGCGTTTGCGGGCTTCCTCCAAACGCCGTTCTCGCTCGGCAAGAAAAACCGTGCGGTCAGAGCCTTCAAACCGGTCCACGATCGGACTCTGTCCAGTCTGCGGTGTGTTGCCGATCCATTGTCCGAAAGTAATCTCCGTACCCGCCAACATGACTCGCAAACGTTCCAACTGATCATTCGCCAGTGCGTTCATTGGATAGATCAGGATCGTTGTCAAGCCTTCGACAATTCCCTGATCGCGTTGCCGCAGAAGATCGTCTACGATAGGATAAAGAAATGCCTCAGTCTTACCGGAGCCTGTTCCAGTGGAGACCAGCACATGCATTCCGCGTTTGACCGCTTCAAACACCTCTTGCTGGTGACAGTAGATCTTGGGATAGCCAATGAGTG from bacterium includes:
- a CDS encoding SEC-C domain-containing protein; translation: MTENDVCLDIIHAQFNELVEHYQGLSLHEDQPGRWIVRGDLTFRAEYNGVEMAGTFSVLITLPDDYPASPPKICETGEQIPREADFHVYPTTGNFCLGAQIEVRRKFAQNPDLLHFVKDQVVHFLYALVYRSWFGKMPWGELSHSGKGILEYYNELFHVSGHKPTLHLLLALHDRVFHRTWMCPCGSGRKLRKCHGPQLKELVAHCTPEDVLSDMKTILDYVSPKNTNADARQP
- a CDS encoding DEAD/DEAH box helicase, which gives rise to MSDPDLAEQARKILDSPTPLDMPLIKGPYITLSEAFAKGDTIKDLANKGVLHPVMPALIGYPKIYCHQQEVFEAVKRGMHVLVSTGTGSGKTEAFLYPIVDDLLRQRDQGIVEGLTTILIYPMNALANDQLERLRVMLAGTEITFGQWIGNTPQTGQSPIVDRFEGSDRTVFLAERERRLEEARKRDRAARALAPQEECLSEEEIRQRKPRILITNYRQLEILTTRLPDVLLFADAPLRYLVFDEAHTYEGAKGAEVACLIRRIRGLAKKTADEVICIGTSATLTDPQKTDDSGAALRFASRFFGVDEAKVSLVGEAYVEREWPKDRYRPEPPQGDGMERLQRLLAALGENEDVAAIKTEVESLTGRPFSPRDDWRSSLFDHLIANDYVYCAARTLKAPQELVEGAWRISNQLKPARLPQGEQANAELLAYLVLGAAARKDDESLLRPKVHFFIRGLEEMVVGLDGDADATKIELYPSIKHGKEAKPLVRDAALFPVLVCRECGQHYFERKYENLEIRQKSGRRTELQNGNVQGNLTGSGNAWWGPTTMASGTRVVMTNRLLDEEDDDEESAAERKLTKAYLCRVCGALHLNPGDKCLADGCGHAAVLLPIYLLGATVSSCPTCGALTRKIGGRDLEPVRAVRAVTVSDVHILAQEMINAAPEGHRKLVVFADSRQDAAFQAGWIQDHGRRIRMRHMMSEIVRDAKRPLSLDELTDQLQGRFQRDRKLVDVLLPELVEDNADIIFEQRNLWIRVGKALEYMVLREFTSGLRKREVMEALGLARIDYVDLSEDQPDLIAWASAVGIAPIDAARGISSLLDNWRRGRMLYVRRDPIFSRYHPKDNPYLQSGLLPLRDFKPEGLVLEPRERNRMRSKRWRNLVNQKGTGSLQFLLRKWTAGQSGINIKESAELLWDLLTEKVELLESVNLLDSRGRELGDEVWQVNADKVRVVAQDARYRCKKCQRITSRPSPLNICMQRYCDGELVHEEPNYEDYNVSIMDRAFTMVSAEEHTAQVPGTVRAKVEQDFKSTKGRTNCLVATPTLELGVDIGALDMVLMRNVPPQSSNYWQRAGRAGRQERMAVITTYCRRANHDRFFFEDPLRLLSGSITAPAFNLRNPLMLEKHIRANILSELLLLSKESTDLGRQIQSVVTLLFPLFIRDYLLDSDDHFRNEPPATEPLGIVLDQQRTTLARNALALFAKHWPAEALVLVDRERIEAAIIGLSDELTAVLSRLHQRLIWARRTREELHRKKDQGLIDQEERQMLRRCDDFIDGILKRERSTYTLTVLSSEGFLPGYGMYEGGITASALSGFARRSGPVSFELSRSRTVALREFVPGNRLYANRGTFYVTRYHLAAETEGRIEALSVDPEKGHVAREGSGSAYGQSGLQMLHAMPIVDLDLAHEGRIIEDEVLRFAMPVLIAGRLQKHHRGGKAFKIGKYETHLLRGHGIQLVNLGEAAMAKASGEKHELGFHICSVCGAAKSPYVVPEEREHFDKHHRERCGKDPVQLGLSAKADVDMLLFHKVSDLGEGVNIGETLRMAATRILDMGQDDLELLPIPGSDGTLDYMIFDPMPGGSGLLDQMLDRWQELIEAANDVVKCKAACEKACYSCLKTYRNQFYHDHLDRSRARAILAELDHVPELHREIEPIYEEESATAGSPSNSPEAQLNRMLLDNHFPAGRLRESVRTSLGITTEPDWLHVDSTDTSIKVAIYLDGMSRSLHGDPQQQARDAIIRQALELDGYRVIVIQRKDLNDPEMMRSHMAYLTAAISSENQRR
- a CDS encoding ImmA/IrrE family metallo-endopeptidase; protein product: MASTSNARAIAAAREIYAEFCLDRIVDIRIEALAMELGVFVEEDRLEGSTAVLIRQGNRGIVSVRSGISENGRRRFAIAHELGHFRLHKDKIAFACTDDMFLPWYRSSYLEPEANAFAAELLMPETSYRQIGAGRKPSRALFQNICDHFQTSLTASCFRYIEMECFPCALFVALDGKLKWVVKSQDLSHYQTRPINQPLDGASCAGEFFETGRTDENAPQQVLTRAWFSAFPRDSEFVSELPFCIPRLNMTLSLVWPE
- a CDS encoding nucleotidyltransferase, with the translated sequence MSTQVLAASNQLLEVLGEQLDITDSQHEAAKSHYKAVGAWLNQEDSEIAKYNPIIFPQGSFRLGTVVRPIGDVDEYDVDLVCELQALNQRAVTPLQLKELVGKRLRENKKYDAMLEPLNRCWRLNYADGARFHMDILPAVPDLTVAPTPAPSKSFGPISIPDRSLNDWYYSNPTAFAEWFKERMKVQLFAAREKLAKSLREHVEDIPEYRVRTPLQRAVQLLKRHRDVVFQNLPDERPSSILITTLAARSYGNQVSIVEALQTIVRDMALHIETQGGVYWVPNPVNSKENFVDRWQSKPKLREAFLSWLDRARGEFSSAVLQESTGSMVKSFAASLGEGSVKVAAAKAFSADELQARPSSTPRIVITEPSKPHAA
- a CDS encoding SAVED domain-containing protein; protein product: MSRPSIPDKTITRLWVLAGGRCEYEGCNRILWRDDLTLTDMNTAYVAHVVAAEPNGPRGDPDLSPKLATDISNLLLMCDAHHRLIDREDVLGHTVGRLTAMKKSHETRIELLTALDSDYKSHILFYGANIGEKATRVSWELACEAMIPRRYPAEKPAIELSLSNSAYEDDENGYWGIESENLRRQFETRVRQRLTTGEIHHLSVFAFAPQPLLIELGRLLSDIPMADVYQLHREPANWAWQDHPEGFEYIIHEPPKPASNAALVLSLSATIEDARILEVLGNDTAIWRISAPTPNNDFLKSTHQLRQFREIGRRLFDLIKMTHREKSVIHVFPAAPVSVAIEIGRVWMPKADLPLRVYDQNRKRGGFVKAIDFSAH